In Rhodobacteraceae bacterium LMO-JJ12, a single window of DNA contains:
- a CDS encoding glycosyltransferase family 2 protein, whose amino-acid sequence MAQVLVIILNYKTAEMTLAAAEAAMREMSDIDGEILIIDNDSGDGSFETLQAGVAQKGWDIRVLQSGQNGGFGAGNNFGMRAGMRDGTVPEYYYILNSDAFPDRGAIRALVEHLEGNPEVGFAGSYIHGPERDAHVTAFRFPSIASEFEGAARFGPVTRMLADHMVPLPVPKETTAVDWLAGASLMMRAEVLDEIGQFDEAFFLYYEETDLCRRAAKAGWATHYVRESEITHIGSVSTGMKDWTRVPEYWFDSRWHYFSKNHGVAYACAATLAHLAGGVIHRLRVLLQGKDRGDPPGFLRHLLWHDLRALFRPVRGAVKDNENTLKLGVLGERT is encoded by the coding sequence ATGGCGCAAGTCCTGGTGATTATCCTCAATTACAAAACAGCCGAGATGACTTTGGCCGCTGCCGAGGCCGCAATGCGTGAAATGTCTGATATTGATGGTGAAATTTTGATCATCGACAATGACAGCGGCGATGGTTCGTTTGAAACTTTGCAGGCGGGGGTCGCACAAAAGGGTTGGGACATACGCGTGCTGCAATCGGGACAGAATGGCGGATTTGGGGCGGGCAACAATTTTGGCATGCGCGCGGGGATGCGCGATGGGACGGTGCCAGAGTATTATTATATCCTGAATTCCGATGCGTTTCCCGATCGCGGAGCGATCCGGGCGCTGGTCGAGCATCTGGAGGGTAACCCGGAGGTCGGGTTTGCCGGGAGCTATATTCACGGCCCCGAGCGTGATGCGCATGTGACGGCGTTTCGCTTTCCCTCGATAGCCAGCGAGTTTGAGGGCGCGGCAAGGTTTGGACCGGTGACGCGGATGCTGGCCGATCATATGGTGCCGCTGCCGGTTCCAAAGGAAACGACGGCCGTGGATTGGCTGGCCGGGGCGAGCCTGATGATGCGGGCCGAGGTGCTTGACGAAATTGGCCAGTTTGATGAGGCGTTTTTCCTCTATTATGAGGAAACCGATCTGTGCCGTCGCGCCGCCAAGGCCGGGTGGGCGACGCATTATGTGCGTGAGAGCGAAATCACCCATATCGGGTCGGTCTCGACGGGGATGAAGGATTGGACGCGGGTGCCAGAGTATTGGTTTGATTCGCGCTGGCATTATTTTTCGAAAAATCATGGGGTTGCCTATGCTTGCGCTGCCACGCTGGCGCATTTGGCCGGGGGGGTGATTCACCGGTTGCGGGTGCTTTTGCAAGGCAAGGATCGGGGCGATCCTCCGGGGTTCTTACGCCACCTTCTGTGGCATGATCTGCGCGCGCTTTTCAGACCTGTGAGGGGGGCTGTGAAAGACAACGAAAACACGCTGAAGCTGGGCGTGCTTGGGGAAAGGACTTAA
- a CDS encoding SDR family NAD(P)-dependent oxidoreductase yields MKHLGDPGDIGENDIAIIGMATHVPGASTIAQYWENLRNGVGSIRRLSEEELRAAGVSEALIARPDYAPFAAPLDGFEMFDGDFFGFSPKESAILDPQHRQFLEVAWEAMENAGHVPENTDGPIGVFAGCGMGSYFYFNICSNPGLVADTGMFLLRHTGNDKDFMATRVSHVFDLKGPSISMQTACSTSLVATHYAAQSLLNGECDFALAGGVTIEFPQGHGYVFKEGEILSPDGQCHAFDARAEGTVFGSGAGCVVLRRLEDAIRDGDHIWAVIKGSAVNNDGSAKAGYLAPSVDGQAAAIAEAQAIAEVSADSVDYVECHGTGTYLGDPIEVAALTEAFRKTTDETGFCRIGSVKTNIGHLDTAAGVVSLIKATLALENKEFPPSLGYETPNPMIDFEHSPFVVNDRLTPWEPRKGVRRAGVNSLGVGGTNAHVVLEEAPVRPASEESDWPFQLLVVSGRTKAALDANAKALAAHLRGSDEPLADVAWTLKEGRRAFEKRRVLIAETATQAADLLEENDPRKVFEHAVVGDDPDMVFMFPGGGAQYAGMARDLYETEPVFAEWMDRGLAVLQPLIDFDLKALWLPEPGQEAAADEVLKRPSVQLPLIMMVEYALAQLWINWGVKPDVLVGHSMGENTAACLAGVMSYEDCIGLVHLRGTLFDTVPEGGMLAVSLPAEELRGWLGDTLDLASVNGPGLSVASGPQAALEDLQKRLEAADIDCQRVAIDIAAHSRMLEPILGRFGDYLRGIELKAPQIPIVSNRTGEVLSDVDAMDPEYWVRHLRGTVLFADCINHLSQQTSRIYVEMGPGRALSSLAAQHADVARGQVISALRHPADDVADDAWFIAQLGRVWAMGGGFDWSQIWGAARRNRVVLPTYAFQRKPYFIEPGENRQAEEPSHLMRQPALEDWGYAPHWKAVAADCDVDIETLEGATQERWLVFVDDTGLGRSVVERLRAAGQDVVTVRAGDAFGRDGEGGFVLSPERGREGYDLLVEKLAARDWYPTKIAHFWLVTKGEGHRPGSSFFHRNQEQGFYALMFLAQAIGEADWPALHIDVLTSGAAQVKGEALAYPEKMTVRGPVKVIPKELPGVTCSTLDLELPTGKRADLGEITGQVLEELFAVPGNRVAALRGARRYEQQFRAMALESDAQDTHLRDKGVYLITGGFGGIGLTLAERLIRDHEARVVLMARSALPPRDDWASWVLRHGSHDATSQRIAAVKRLESLGGQVMVTVADVSNVEEMRGAMEQVHMRFGPVNGVIHAAGVIADEPLLTKSPSTVEDVFTPKIHGVQVLDEIFDDGELDFLVLFSSTSTVTGPAGQIDYVAANEYLNGYAKARAGGKTRVLALNWGIWAEVGMAAEALGVSKAEPDQSETPVAQPLLGVAGFDRQGNRMFRRELSVKDWIVGEHRTKDNKALMPGTGYLEIAAQAMEAQGETGGFEIRDLYFLRPYDVAEHDTREMRVTLERNELGYDLSVMGAREVAGRKGFETNAQAVLSLLPLGAAGQLDLSALEARCARVETAAAGRSLRSPQEAHLNFGAHWRVLRRLAFGDGEGVAHLRLADGLDEAGYHLHPGLLDLATGWAMGLIDGYEADHLWVPVSYGAVRVYRDLPGEVVSWVRNAGDNRAEAGAANFDVTICDSQGNICVEVHNFSIRRMEPGVALIAAPKASELIYPDADANRPLSPAEERLRHNLSQGIRPDEGAEAFVRALAMGQSQVVVSSLSLDDLVRQAEVESSVKEEGQTFQRPDLENEFVAPEGAVEEKLAQFWGGLLGVEQIGAEDNFFDLGGHSLIAVRLFAMVKKEWAVEFPISVLFEAPTIRACAKMIVAEGVSDETSSDTSEERRKPPERRFTHLVAMHQGEGGARRPFFLVAGMFGNVLNLRHLAHLLGANRPFYGLQAKGLLGEDEPHRDIAQAASDYLKEMRQVQPKGPYMLGGFSGGGIIAYEIAQQLKAAGDEVAMLVMLDTPLPQRRSLSRRDRLAIQAQELKAGGLQYPFKWAARRVAWEFEKRRKRDVQPVENAEVSFHNTTIEQAFLEAVAAYDLRSWDGALTLFRPPLQGKWEVAPGRWVNSERAYVTPDNDWTAHAPLIEVIEVPGDHDSMVLEPNVRVLAARMKRCIEDAENPGARAGRVAALPVHSKAAG; encoded by the coding sequence ATGAAGCACCTTGGTGATCCCGGAGACATTGGCGAAAACGATATTGCAATCATTGGTATGGCGACGCATGTGCCGGGGGCGTCAACGATTGCGCAGTATTGGGAAAACCTGCGCAACGGGGTCGGCTCGATCCGCCGATTGAGCGAGGAGGAGTTACGCGCTGCCGGGGTGTCCGAGGCGTTGATTGCGCGGCCTGATTATGCTCCCTTTGCCGCACCTCTGGACGGATTCGAGATGTTTGACGGGGATTTCTTTGGATTCAGCCCCAAGGAAAGCGCCATTCTGGATCCGCAACACCGCCAGTTTCTGGAAGTCGCCTGGGAGGCGATGGAAAACGCGGGCCATGTGCCGGAAAACACCGACGGGCCGATAGGGGTTTTTGCGGGCTGCGGGATGGGCAGCTATTTCTATTTCAACATCTGCTCAAACCCCGGTTTGGTGGCTGATACTGGCATGTTCCTGCTGCGCCATACCGGCAATGACAAGGATTTCATGGCGACACGGGTGAGTCATGTATTTGACCTCAAAGGCCCGTCGATTTCGATGCAGACGGCCTGTTCTACGTCCTTAGTGGCCACGCATTATGCGGCGCAATCGTTGCTCAATGGGGAATGCGACTTTGCGCTTGCCGGGGGGGTGACAATCGAGTTTCCCCAAGGGCATGGGTATGTCTTCAAGGAAGGTGAAATCCTGTCGCCTGACGGGCAATGTCATGCGTTTGATGCGCGCGCGGAGGGCACGGTTTTCGGGTCGGGCGCGGGCTGTGTCGTGCTGCGCCGATTGGAAGACGCGATCAGGGATGGCGATCATATCTGGGCGGTGATCAAGGGCTCGGCGGTGAACAATGATGGTTCGGCCAAGGCCGGATATCTGGCGCCGAGTGTGGACGGGCAGGCGGCGGCGATTGCCGAGGCGCAGGCGATTGCAGAAGTGTCGGCGGATAGTGTGGATTATGTCGAATGCCACGGAACCGGCACCTATCTGGGCGATCCGATTGAAGTTGCTGCCCTAACCGAAGCATTTCGCAAGACCACGGATGAGACGGGATTCTGCCGGATTGGCAGCGTGAAAACCAACATCGGGCACCTTGATACGGCGGCCGGGGTGGTGAGCCTGATCAAGGCGACGCTGGCCTTGGAGAACAAGGAATTTCCGCCGAGTTTGGGGTATGAGACGCCCAATCCGATGATTGATTTTGAGCATTCACCGTTTGTTGTGAATGACCGGCTGACACCTTGGGAGCCGCGTAAGGGGGTGCGCCGCGCCGGGGTGAATTCGCTGGGTGTTGGGGGGACCAATGCGCATGTGGTGCTGGAAGAAGCGCCTGTGCGTCCTGCCAGCGAGGAAAGCGACTGGCCGTTTCAATTGCTGGTGGTGTCGGGGCGCACCAAGGCGGCGCTTGATGCGAATGCCAAGGCGCTGGCGGCACATTTGCGTGGGTCGGATGAGCCGTTGGCCGATGTGGCATGGACCTTGAAAGAGGGGCGCAGAGCGTTTGAGAAGCGGCGCGTTCTGATTGCAGAGACTGCGACGCAAGCGGCTGACTTGCTGGAAGAAAACGATCCGCGAAAGGTGTTTGAACATGCTGTGGTCGGGGATGACCCCGACATGGTGTTCATGTTTCCCGGAGGTGGTGCGCAATACGCGGGTATGGCGCGCGATCTCTATGAGACGGAACCGGTTTTTGCCGAATGGATGGACAGGGGCTTGGCGGTTTTGCAGCCCTTGATTGATTTTGACTTGAAGGCGCTTTGGCTGCCCGAACCGGGGCAGGAGGCGGCGGCGGATGAGGTGCTGAAGCGGCCATCGGTGCAATTGCCGCTGATCATGATGGTTGAATATGCGCTGGCGCAGCTCTGGATCAACTGGGGTGTGAAACCGGATGTGCTTGTCGGGCATTCGATGGGCGAGAATACGGCGGCCTGTCTGGCCGGAGTGATGTCGTATGAGGATTGCATCGGTCTGGTGCATCTGCGCGGGACGCTGTTTGATACGGTGCCGGAAGGCGGAATGCTGGCGGTATCGCTACCCGCTGAGGAATTGCGTGGATGGTTGGGCGACACGCTTGATCTTGCGAGCGTGAACGGGCCGGGGTTGAGCGTGGCATCGGGGCCGCAGGCGGCGCTGGAGGATCTGCAAAAGCGGCTTGAGGCTGCGGATATTGATTGCCAGCGTGTCGCCATCGACATTGCGGCACATAGCAGGATGCTGGAGCCGATCTTGGGGCGGTTTGGTGATTACCTGCGTGGAATTGAGCTAAAAGCTCCGCAGATACCGATCGTGTCGAACCGCACGGGCGAGGTTTTGAGTGATGTTGACGCGATGGACCCGGAGTATTGGGTGCGCCATCTGCGTGGCACCGTGTTGTTTGCCGATTGCATCAACCATCTGAGCCAGCAGACGTCGCGGATTTACGTTGAAATGGGGCCGGGGCGCGCGCTGAGTTCGCTGGCGGCGCAACATGCGGATGTGGCGCGGGGGCAGGTGATTTCCGCGCTGCGTCACCCGGCGGATGATGTTGCGGATGATGCCTGGTTCATTGCGCAGTTGGGCCGGGTCTGGGCCATGGGGGGCGGGTTTGACTGGAGCCAGATCTGGGGCGCGGCGCGGCGCAATCGGGTTGTTTTGCCGACCTATGCGTTTCAGCGAAAACCCTATTTCATCGAACCCGGAGAGAACCGGCAAGCGGAGGAGCCAAGCCATCTGATGCGTCAGCCCGCGTTGGAGGATTGGGGTTACGCGCCGCATTGGAAAGCGGTGGCTGCCGATTGTGATGTTGATATCGAGACGCTGGAAGGGGCCACCCAAGAACGCTGGCTGGTGTTTGTAGATGATACCGGGTTGGGGCGCAGTGTTGTCGAGCGGTTGCGTGCGGCGGGGCAGGATGTGGTTACGGTGCGCGCCGGTGATGCCTTTGGTCGCGATGGTGAGGGCGGTTTTGTGCTGTCGCCCGAGCGGGGCCGCGAAGGGTATGATCTTCTGGTTGAGAAGTTAGCGGCAAGGGATTGGTATCCCACGAAAATCGCGCATTTCTGGCTGGTTACGAAAGGCGAGGGGCATCGGCCCGGATCGTCGTTTTTCCATCGCAATCAGGAACAGGGGTTTTATGCGCTGATGTTTCTGGCGCAGGCGATCGGTGAGGCGGATTGGCCCGCGCTTCATATTGACGTTTTGACCAGCGGGGCGGCGCAAGTGAAGGGCGAGGCCTTGGCCTATCCCGAAAAGATGACAGTGCGCGGGCCGGTCAAGGTTATCCCGAAGGAATTGCCGGGGGTGACCTGTTCGACGCTTGATCTGGAATTGCCGACGGGCAAGCGCGCGGATTTGGGCGAGATCACTGGGCAGGTGCTTGAAGAGCTGTTTGCTGTGCCAGGCAACCGGGTTGCGGCGCTGCGCGGGGCGCGGCGATATGAACAGCAGTTCCGCGCCATGGCGCTTGAAAGCGACGCGCAGGATACGCATTTGCGCGACAAGGGCGTTTACCTGATTACCGGCGGGTTTGGTGGCATCGGGCTGACGTTGGCCGAGCGGTTGATCCGTGACCATGAGGCGCGCGTTGTGTTGATGGCGCGCTCGGCGCTTCCGCCGCGTGATGACTGGGCCAGTTGGGTGCTTCGCCACGGCAGCCATGACGCCACATCCCAGCGGATTGCAGCCGTAAAGCGGCTGGAGTCGCTGGGCGGGCAGGTGATGGTCACGGTGGCCGATGTGTCGAATGTCGAGGAAATGCGCGGTGCGATGGAACAGGTGCATATGCGCTTTGGACCGGTCAACGGCGTCATCCACGCCGCCGGCGTGATTGCGGATGAACCGCTTTTGACCAAGAGCCCGAGCACGGTTGAGGATGTTTTTACGCCCAAGATTCATGGCGTTCAGGTGCTTGATGAAATCTTCGATGATGGTGAGTTGGATTTCCTCGTGCTGTTTTCGTCAACCTCGACGGTGACGGGGCCAGCGGGGCAGATCGACTATGTTGCGGCCAACGAATACCTCAATGGCTATGCCAAGGCCCGCGCGGGCGGCAAGACCCGCGTTCTGGCGCTGAACTGGGGCATTTGGGCCGAGGTGGGCATGGCAGCCGAGGCCTTGGGCGTCTCAAAGGCCGAGCCGGACCAAAGCGAAACCCCGGTGGCGCAACCGCTGTTGGGTGTGGCGGGGTTTGATCGGCAGGGCAACCGGATGTTCCGGCGTGAATTGAGCGTGAAAGATTGGATTGTGGGCGAGCATCGCACCAAGGACAACAAGGCGTTGATGCCCGGCACCGGCTATCTTGAGATTGCCGCGCAAGCCATGGAAGCGCAGGGCGAAACCGGCGGGTTTGAAATTCGTGATCTCTATTTCCTGCGGCCTTATGATGTGGCCGAACACGACACGCGCGAGATGCGCGTGACGCTGGAACGCAACGAATTGGGCTATGATCTCAGCGTGATGGGCGCGCGCGAAGTTGCGGGGCGCAAGGGGTTTGAGACCAATGCGCAGGCGGTGTTGTCGCTTTTGCCGCTGGGTGCAGCGGGGCAATTGGACTTGTCGGCGCTGGAGGCGCGGTGCGCGCGGGTGGAAACGGCAGCGGCGGGGCGTTCGCTGCGTTCACCCCAGGAGGCGCATCTGAATTTCGGGGCGCATTGGCGGGTGTTGCGCCGATTGGCGTTTGGCGACGGCGAAGGCGTTGCGCATCTGCGTTTGGCCGATGGGCTGGATGAGGCGGGGTATCACTTGCATCCCGGTTTGCTCGATCTCGCGACCGGTTGGGCGATGGGGTTGATTGACGGGTATGAGGCGGACCATCTTTGGGTGCCGGTGTCTTATGGGGCGGTGCGCGTCTATCGTGATCTGCCCGGCGAGGTGGTGTCTTGGGTGCGCAATGCGGGCGACAACCGCGCCGAGGCGGGCGCGGCGAATTTTGACGTCACGATCTGCGATAGCCAAGGCAATATCTGTGTTGAAGTGCATAATTTCTCGATCCGGCGGATGGAGCCTGGGGTGGCGCTGATTGCTGCGCCCAAAGCTTCGGAATTGATCTATCCCGATGCGGATGCGAACCGCCCGCTATCTCCTGCCGAGGAGCGGTTGCGCCATAACCTGTCACAAGGGATTAGGCCCGATGAGGGGGCGGAGGCGTTCGTTCGTGCCCTGGCGATGGGGCAGAGCCAGGTGGTGGTTTCGTCGCTTTCGCTGGATGATCTGGTGCGTCAGGCCGAGGTGGAAAGCAGCGTGAAAGAGGAGGGGCAGACTTTTCAGCGGCCTGATCTGGAGAATGAATTTGTCGCGCCGGAAGGGGCGGTTGAAGAGAAGCTGGCGCAATTCTGGGGCGGGCTTCTGGGGGTCGAGCAGATTGGGGCAGAGGATAACTTCTTTGATCTCGGCGGGCATTCTCTGATCGCTGTGCGGCTTTTTGCGATGGTCAAAAAAGAATGGGCCGTGGAGTTTCCGATCTCGGTATTGTTTGAGGCGCCCACGATTCGGGCGTGTGCAAAAATGATTGTAGCAGAGGGTGTTAGCGACGAAACTTCGAGCGATACATCCGAAGAAAGGCGCAAGCCGCCGGAACGGCGATTTACCCATCTGGTGGCGATGCATCAGGGCGAAGGCGGGGCGCGACGCCCGTTCTTTCTCGTTGCGGGGATGTTCGGCAATGTACTGAACCTGCGTCATCTGGCGCATCTGTTGGGGGCGAACAGGCCGTTTTATGGGTTGCAGGCCAAGGGGTTGCTTGGCGAAGATGAACCGCATCGCGACATTGCGCAGGCCGCAAGTGATTACCTGAAAGAGATGCGACAGGTGCAGCCCAAGGGCCCCTATATGTTGGGCGGTTTTTCGGGTGGCGGGATCATCGCCTATGAGATTGCCCAGCAATTGAAGGCGGCGGGCGACGAGGTGGCGATGTTGGTGATGCTTGATACGCCATTGCCGCAGCGCCGGTCATTGTCGCGACGGGACCGGCTGGCGATTCAAGCGCAGGAGTTGAAGGCGGGTGGGTTGCAGTATCCGTTTAAATGGGCCGCGCGCAGGGTTGCCTGGGAGTTCGAGAAACGCCGCAAGAGGGATGTGCAGCCGGTTGAGAACGCCGAGGTTTCTTTCCACAACACGACGATAGAGCAGGCATTCCTGGAGGCGGTTGCGGCGTATGATTTGCGCTCGTGGGATGGTGCGCTGACGCTGTTCCGTCCGCCCTTGCAGGGCAAATGGGAAGTGGCGCCGGGGCGCTGGGTCAATTCGGAGCGTGCCTATGTCACGCCCGACAATGACTGGACAGCCCATGCTCCCTTGATCGAGGTGATCGAAGTGCCCGGAGACCACGACAGTATGGTTCTGGAGCCCAATGTGCGGGTTTTGGCGGCCCGCATGAAACGGTGCATTGAAGACGCGGAGAATCCGGGCGCGCGCGCGGGGCGCGTGGCGGCCTTGCCGGTGCACTCAAAGGCGGCGGGGTGA